In one Methylocaldum szegediense genomic region, the following are encoded:
- a CDS encoding phosphoribosylanthranilate isomerase translates to MKIPYPFRRTRVKICGFTRPDDAALAVRLGADAIGLVFYPPSPRNLDVETARKIVAALPPFATVVGLFVDEDESVVRRILEQVRIDLIQFHGEESPDYCRRFGKPYIKAVRMRSETDLARVVDAYPDAAGFLLDAWHPEAKGGTGHPFDWDLIPKELRQSVILAGGLTPRNVEDALRAVRPYAVDVSSGVEADKGIKDAEKMAAFLEQVHAYDRRAHID, encoded by the coding sequence GTGAAAATTCCGTATCCCTTCCGTAGAACTCGCGTTAAAATCTGCGGTTTCACCCGCCCGGACGACGCCGCGCTAGCCGTTCGACTGGGTGCTGACGCGATCGGCCTGGTTTTTTATCCGCCCAGTCCGAGGAATCTCGACGTTGAAACGGCTCGAAAAATCGTCGCTGCTTTGCCGCCGTTCGCTACCGTGGTTGGGCTGTTCGTCGACGAAGACGAAAGCGTCGTTCGTAGGATCTTGGAACAGGTGCGTATCGATCTGATTCAATTTCACGGCGAGGAAAGTCCGGATTACTGCCGCCGTTTCGGCAAACCTTATATTAAGGCTGTGCGAATGCGGTCTGAAACCGACCTGGCGCGGGTCGTGGACGCTTATCCGGATGCCGCGGGTTTTTTGTTGGATGCCTGGCACCCGGAAGCAAAAGGGGGAACCGGGCATCCCTTCGACTGGGATTTGATCCCGAAGGAACTCCGCCAATCGGTAATTTTGGCCGGAGGCCTCACGCCGCGTAATGTCGAGGATGCTTTGCGGGCGGTGCGGCCTTACGCTGTCGACGTTTCCAGCGGCGTAGAGGCAGACAAGGGCATCAAGGATGCCGAGAAAATGGCGGCGTTTCTAGAACAGGTACACGCGTATGACCGTAGAGCACATATCGACTGA